AAGCAAGCCTATGTGCAGATGTCCTGGGGTGGGGTAGAAGTTGTGTATCGAAGGCAAAAGGAAGTCCAGTGGAGACTTCTGTGCTCTAAGGGAGGGATGCGTTTCCTCTGGGTGAACAGCTATagctgcttccttccttcctcagatTTTGCTGTGCTGTTTAATATGATAGTCACTAGTCACAGGGAGctaactaaatttaaaataaacagaaataaaaattcagttcatCAGGAAGAGTAGCCACATTTCAGAGCTCACTAGTCACATGTGGATAGTGGCTACCGTATTAGGGCAAAtacagaacttttccatcattacagaaagttctgttggacagtgctggATTTGAGGTATTAGGGTATCAGGAGGAGGTGCATATGTTCTGGCCCTTCAAGGATCAAATCTCTATCAGACCTTGGGTGTAAGTTATCTACCCTCTCCATCCCCGTCTCATATCAGGTACCAGTAGCCAGGCTGTATACACAAATAACCAGGCTTCTGTACTCCAtggtctctccatctctttgtcctGCTCTCTGGCCTGCTCTTGTCCTTGCTCTATCCCTCCAGTCCCTGCAAAACAAGCTCCAGAAAAACTTTTCCATCAACTTTGACTTAGTTTCCTGGTCACAGAGTTGAAAAAGGGCGGAGGCACTAAATTGCTGAACAGGTAAGAAAAGGAGGCAGAGGTGAGAGTAAAGGTCACAGTCACCACGGCAGCAGAGCTAGAGACTGACACCTTGGTAAAGAAAAACAACGGCCAGGAGAGAGCAAAAGAGCTGCTGAGAATGCAAGatagatgcagacaaagattGAAGTGGAAAAGAATCTTTTCAATCCTACTTTCTGTTCAATTTACATTGATTTTATGAACTTCCAGGAGCCTGAGGTCTGGAATTACTATGTGGAGGTCCATAGAAAAGCCAACCCCCAAATAAGGGCTAGGACTAGATTTGTCTGCAAAGGTTTAAATGAACCAGAAATCAGAATGTATGCTAACCTCTCCCATCTCAGGGTTTCTCATCACTAGTCACTCCTAGTCACTCCTTTcggaataataaaaatcatttcaattAGAGGTGGAATTGTGCCATCAATCAGTTATTACTCTACAAGGAAGTAACAGAAACTGCTGAAGCATATCATAAGGAATGAGGGTTGGTTTgaatattcagcaaacatttactaggTTATGATCATGTACTTGGATACGAACTGTAATGGGAGCTGCAGAGATAAACGGTAGCTGCCTTCAAATAACTTGGTCGTAACTCTAAATCCTTAAGTCCTACATTATGTCTTCCTGCATATAAACCAGGCTTATACTGGGAAGAAACTATGATGAAACCAAATTATGAAAGAGACCCATAACTTTTTCCTTCCAAATCCCCTCACAAACTTCATTTCCCTGTATTTCAAGAGCTcattaaacaaaaatcaaagcTTCATGCACTCCAAAGTTGAAGGAATTTAGTAATGATTAACTATAGATGTAGAAAACTAGCTTAGACCACCAGAAGATCCCACTACAATTCTTTAGTGAATTGGACAAAAGACAGTGTAGCTCAAATTCCTTCCCTCTTCACCCCACCAACCTGCATTCTGACTATATTCATTACAGTCCGTAGGAAATGGTTTCTCTACAGGGTTTTCAACAATGTGAATTGTGAAGTAGGGGGAAAGCTCCTTTGGGCACATTTTCTTTCGAATAACTTCTTCAACACCATCTCAGAGACAAGAAGACAAACttttttgccattaaaaaaaactttattttatttatttattttttacaaagaatACCCCCACCTGGGGTGAAAAAATATATCTGGTTAAGTACAAAATATAGTTTTTGTCATACAAAAAGATATacagttaaaaaacaacaaaaaaatgaaaccaccTTCAGCCCACATACTTTCTCAGGAAAGGGAAGATAGAGCTCAGTGCTCTGACACAGGACAGTGAACAAAGTGCTAAGGCTGAGGGAGACTGAGCAAGTGCTAGAGGCTGCAGTGCGAGAGGGGCTGTCAACATCCCTGTCTCCTAACACTGGGCAGGAATGGAGCCCGCACAGCTTCTGTGAAGACCTGCCCTCTAGTTTCTCATGGCAACATCTGGATGCTCTGATCACAGTGTTGGGGCATTTTGATCTAGagttcctccttgggtttggaGAAGTCACAGTGGGCAAGGCTGATAGCAGCAACCCTTCTCATATAATTAGAGTGTCAGAATTGCAGAATTCTGTACACTGGGACAAAGTCTCAAAAGCAGTaacactttttttgtgtgtgtcattGTGCTTACCCCTAGAGACATAGTAGACCAGTTTTAGCTTAcacttgagaaaggaaaaaaatcccaaatttgACACAAACTAAAGTGCTAAGAAAATCACCTCAGAATCAATTCCAAGgagtcacatgaaaagaaaaacacattctcCCACATGAAAATGTTTGCCAACAGGAGAACACAGTGCAATAGGCTCTAAAAATGGCTTTTAAGACCTTTGGTGGGGCACAGTTACTACCGCTTTACACCTGATTTAAGTACTTTCTGAACAAAGACAACCTTTGAGCTTCTTCCCTTTAATCCACATGGGAAGCTCACTCCAAAGTCCAAACCAAATCAGCTctggagggcttttttttttttttcctgtacgtGTACAAACAAAGGGGAACAACGATTTTAAGAACATCCTTTTCACAAAGTTTTGGccgtgatttttttccttttcattttcctagTTTGCTAAATTGGCTCTCCTCTACATGGCAGAGGTTCAAGGTCTCTTGTTATAACAATCTATCATCCCCTCCATAAAACACTGGGAAGACCATGCCAGGAGGCCATTTCTACCCCTTATTCAAAAGTACTGAAAATGCCTCAATTTTCAAagagatttaagaaaatgggattgGCCTGAATTTTTCTAGTATGTTTTTAAACCCATCCAGCAAAATACCCCGTATCACATCTGACTGGCTGAGGACGAGTGCGCACCCATTAAAGCCCAGGAGATTGCATGCTGATCACCTCCTACACTGGAGAGTCAGAGGCTGGGGTGGACCGGTACCCCACTGTAGAGACTACTGAGTCTCTAAAAAAGTACGAGTCCGGGAagagagatgaaaagaaacaagTAGGTACAGCTGCTTCTTTTCTTCCACATGCTCACTGCACGTTGTTGTTGAGGATGCAGGGATCCAcctgggaggaagaaagaaaagaacattttagTTTGGGTGAGAACTAAAAGAACAACCCAGTTTAGCAATCCCTCCAAGTCAACTTCCTATAGTAGGCTTAGGGCAAATGTAGTGGTAAAATGACAATTCTCACCTCAGTGTAAGTAGGTGGTGGCATGAACTTGAACTCAGGAGCATACATAAAAATAGGGCTGTCTTGAGAACCATCTGCGTCATCTAGCAGAGGAGTAGTGGGGCTCTCCAATCGATGATCTTCAGGAATGATATCCATATAGCAAGGAGGGGCTAGAGAGAGAAAGTAAGGGGATAAGAAGCCTGGCCAAGGAATGCTTGACCGTCACCAATTTTACAAACTCAAGCACGCCAGAAAGGAAGAACAGACATTAGGTCTAGCTCACCTTCTGGGGTATCGGGGATGTTTAGATCCACCCAACTCATCTCAGAACTGGTTCGGCTGGCCATGCTGGACGTCCGGCTACTGAGGCCTGACCTGCTGCCAATTACCAGGGGCAGATCAAGAATGACTTTCTTGGAGCCAGGGACGCTAACATAGATCTAGAAAAGAAGACGGCAGTTTGTTAGACTGGAGATCTGGAGAAAACACCACTATTGTTCTGACAGATGAACAATttctctctccagccccacccactcacCAATAAGGAGTATTCAACTCGAAGGATGTTGCAGCCCAAGATAGAAGGTCTGATCTTCTGCACCCGAAGGCTCTTGCCACGCCATGATGCGCAAGTTCCTGAGATAATATGATTGCCTCTGACCGATGACAACTTCTGCGTCAGCATCTTAGTTTGGCCATTGGCAAGGTAAGTGTGGCGGGCTACAATGGCAGCTTTGGGGACCACGATGCGGGAACTTGTATTCTCAAAGTCAGCATGGATGTTAATCTCATCACCTAGCAATGAGAAAGATGA
Above is a window of Balaenoptera acutorostrata chromosome 1, mBalAcu1.1, whole genome shotgun sequence DNA encoding:
- the TXNIP gene encoding thioredoxin-interacting protein, with the protein product MVMFKKIKSFEVVFNDPEKVYGSGEKVAGRVIVEVCEVTGVKAVRILACGVAKVLWMQGSQQCKQTLNYLRYEDTLLLDDQPTGENEVIMRPGNKYEYKFGFELPQGPLGTSFKGKYGCVDYWVKAFLDRPSHPTQETKKNFEVMDLVDVNTPDLLAPVSAKKEKKVSCMFIPDGRVSVSARIDRKGFCEGDEINIHADFENTSSRIVVPKAAIVARHTYLANGQTKMLTQKLSSVRGNHIISGTCASWRGKSLRVQKIRPSILGCNILRVEYSLLIYVSVPGSKKVILDLPLVIGSRSGLSSRTSSMASRTSSEMSWVDLNIPDTPEAPPCYMDIIPEDHRLESPTTPLLDDADGSQDSPIFMYAPEFKFMPPPTYTEVDPCILNNNVQ